One genomic window of Halolamina sediminis includes the following:
- the hisA gene encoding 1-(5-phosphoribosyl)-5-[(5-phosphoribosylamino)methylideneamino]imidazole-4-carboxamide isomerase, with protein MSQFPTFEVIPAVDVQDGEAVQLVAGERDSGKRYGDPVAAAERWLDEGAETLHLVDLDGAFEGERANADAIEAIVDATGEDVDVQVGGGIRTVEDATSLLDAGVDRVILGTAAVENPEIVEEISETHPESVMVSLDAKEGEVVVSGWTEGTGLDPAEAAARYEELGAGSVLFTNVDVEGQLSGIDREAVERVVDAVEIPVVASGGVTDLEHVSALRESGSAAVVVGTALYEGRFSLSEAMGV; from the coding sequence GTGAGCCAGTTTCCGACGTTCGAGGTGATCCCCGCGGTGGACGTACAGGACGGCGAGGCGGTCCAGCTCGTCGCCGGCGAGCGCGACTCGGGGAAACGCTACGGTGACCCCGTCGCCGCCGCGGAGCGCTGGCTGGACGAGGGGGCGGAGACGCTCCACCTCGTCGATCTCGACGGCGCGTTCGAGGGTGAGCGCGCGAACGCCGACGCGATCGAAGCGATCGTCGACGCGACGGGCGAGGACGTGGACGTCCAGGTCGGCGGCGGGATTCGGACCGTCGAGGACGCCACGTCGCTGCTCGATGCCGGCGTCGATCGCGTGATCCTCGGCACTGCGGCGGTCGAGAACCCCGAGATCGTCGAAGAGATATCCGAGACGCATCCGGAGAGCGTGATGGTCAGCCTCGACGCGAAGGAGGGGGAGGTCGTCGTCTCGGGCTGGACCGAGGGGACCGGGCTCGATCCGGCCGAAGCCGCAGCGCGCTACGAGGAACTGGGCGCGGGCTCGGTGCTGTTCACGAACGTCGATGTGGAGGGACAGCTCTCGGGGATCGACCGCGAGGCGGTTGAGCGAGTGGTGGACGCGGTGGAGATTCCGGTGGTCGCGAGTGGTGGCGTGACGGATTTGGAGCACGTCTCGGCGTTGCGGGAGTCGGGGTCGGCGGCGGTGGTCGTGGGGACGGCGCTGTACGAGGGTCGGTTCTCCTTGTCGGAAGCGATGGGGGTCTGA